The stretch of DNA ATCAAAATCTACACCTCCGGCTCCTTCCTCGACGAGCGCGAGGTCGGCGCGGAGACCCGCGACGCCATCGCCGACGCCTTCGCCGACCGTGAGCGCATCGTCGTCGAATCCCTCCCCGACTTCGTCGACCGCGGGAAGCTCGCCGATTTCACCGATCGTGGCCTGGCGACCGACGTGGCCATCGGCTTGGAGACTGCGACGGACCGCGTCCGCCACGACTGCGTGAACAAGTACTTCGACTTCGCGGACTTCGTCGCCGCGACCGAGGAAGCCGAGGCCGCCGGCGCGGGCGTGAAGGCCTATCTCCTGATGAAGCCCCCCTTCCTCACGGAGGCCGAAGCGGTCGAGGACATGGTGGCGTCGGTGCGTGAGTGTGCCGACTACTGCCACACCGTCTCGATGAACCCCTGTAACGTCCAGCGGTATACGATGGTCGACGACCTCTACTTCGAAGGCGGGTATCGCCCGCCGTGGCTCTGGTCGGTCGCCGACGTTCTCGAACGCACCGCCGACGTCGACGCCATCGTCGTCTCCGACCCCGTCGGCGGCGGGAGCGACCGCGGCCCCCACAACTGCGGCGAGTGCGACGAGCAGGTGGAGCGGGCGATCAAGGACTTCAGTCTCCGAGGGGACCCGTCGGTGTTCGAGCAGGTGTCGTGTGACTGCGAGGCGACGTGGGAGGCAGTGGTCGCCGAGGAGACGGGGTACGCGATGCCGCTGGCGCGATAGCGGCTGCCCCAAGACATTTCGTTCGTCACCCGCAGTCACGTGTATGTCACGAGCCGCATCGTCGCCGGTTCGCCCGGGTGAGTTCGATGGCCGAATCTGACGACGCCCGCCTCCGCCGCCGGTCGCTCCTCGCCGCCCTCGCCGGGACGAGCACCGCGGCGCTCGCCGGTTGTCCCGCCGGCGGCGGCGACGCCACGCCCACGTCGACCGGCGACGACGCGCCAGGGACGGACGCCCCGCCCACCGAGACGCCGTCCGCCGACCGCGCCCGAGACCTGGCCGAACGCTTCGCCCCGGCGCTCACCTACGACACCGCGGAGCGGTGGTTCCCGACGGATCCGCGCCAGTACGCGTCCGAGCGGGACGGCGAGACGGTCGTCGACGGCTTCGCCGCCTTCGACGGCTACACCGCCGCGTTCGAGGAGTCGGGTGAGCCGCCGGCGCCGACGGTGTTCTACAACGTCGTCGAGTACGCCGAGTCGTCGCTGGCGGTCGTCCAGTTCTGGTGCTACTCGGCGTTCGACCAGTTCACCACCAACTTCCACTGGCACGACTGGGAGGTGGTACACGTCTTCGTCGACACCGACGCCGGCGACCCGCAACTGCTCGTCGCGAGTTCCCACTCCCCGCGCGTGCCGAACAACGAGTTCCTCGATCCGGACCGCGACCGCGTGCCCCGCATCCTCTCCGAACTCGGCTCGCACTCCAGCGCACTGTCGCTGAACGACCGCCCGAACAGCTTCCAGCGACTGCCGCTGGACGACCTGCCCGCCGACATCACGAACCGCGCGGTGGGCGTCGTCGAGGCGCTCGCCGAACTCCCGGCGGCCTACGGGCTCCCCCGCGACGAGGGGCTTCGGCTCCCGTACGTCGTCCCCGAACTCGACGGCGCACCCATCTACGACCACGAGCGACTCCCGGCCGTCACCCGCGAGTCGCT from Haloplanus salinus encodes:
- a CDS encoding archaeosine biosynthesis radical SAM protein RaSEA; amino-acid sequence: MSEPSPDVYERGKGMDAHNQVMRGIRSRKEKRYDPHEPTRVWVDEDRTPDGVYQSLTIILNTGGCRWARAGGCTMCGYVAESVEGGSVTHDALMDQIDACLAHERENADEASGLIKIYTSGSFLDEREVGAETRDAIADAFADRERIVVESLPDFVDRGKLADFTDRGLATDVAIGLETATDRVRHDCVNKYFDFADFVAATEEAEAAGAGVKAYLLMKPPFLTEAEAVEDMVASVRECADYCHTVSMNPCNVQRYTMVDDLYFEGGYRPPWLWSVADVLERTADVDAIVVSDPVGGGSDRGPHNCGECDEQVERAIKDFSLRGDPSVFEQVSCDCEATWEAVVAEETGYAMPLAR